A region of the Desulfallas thermosapovorans DSM 6562 genome:
AATGAGATGAGTGGTATTTCCAAAGTGTTTTATGACTACAAGACAAAATATCTGGCACCCAGTAAAATCAAGGCAAATCCTGAACAATTCAGCAAGGAGACAGACGCTGTTTTTGCCGCACTACAAAAACGGATTGAACTGGAAGAGAAAGAGCTGTACCCGCTATTGGCCAAGTGAAGCTCTCCCGGTAAAAAGATAATCACAGGGAAGCAAGAGAACCGTCCTCCTGCTTCCGTTTAATGATGCCGATTATCTCCTCCGGGGTGACGGCTCAATAACCGGTCTTTTCTTGCTCAACTTTTTCCAGGGCATTGGTAAACTGTTCCATACCTTCTGCCTCCATTGCTACATAAAACAACTTTTTAATCAAATCTTCATCATTAATTTTTCGCAATCTCGTCTCCAGAAAATTATCTATTTTATACCGGTATCATCTTAATATTCATATCATACCCCGCTACAAGGGTGACGTTCCCGGCCCCAGGGGCGGGATTAGAAGGATTAAGGAAAGCCATTTTCCCTACTTGGCGGAAGAAGAGTAAACGTGGAAATTATCTACAATAAAACTGGTTCGCGTGTGGTTTTAAGAAAAGATTGGTTCTTAAAAAGGTGTATTTTATTATGGATTAAATCCGGGAGGGTTTTATTCAATGTCTGACGCCAACACCAATATCCAGCAACTCAAAGACCTGGTAGCCGCTTTTGTGGAAGAACGCCGGTGGAGCCAGTTCCACAGTCCCAAGAATCTATCCATGTCCATTGCCATAGAGGCTGCCGAGTTAATGGAATTGTTCCAGTGGGACGACGGTACCGGTAATGCTGATATACCACGGGAGCGGGTGCGGG
Encoded here:
- a CDS encoding nucleotide pyrophosphohydrolase translates to MSDANTNIQQLKDLVAAFVEERRWSQFHSPKNLSMSIAIEAAELMELFQWDDGTGNADIPRERVREELADVVIYCLSLANATGIDLSKAIQDKVVANAQKYPVDRYLGRYK